The genomic DNA TGCTCTCATCCGGCAGATCGTAGATGCGGAAAAGCTCTTTCGAGGCGGTCATGCGTTGCGTTCGCACATTCCATCGCCAACTGCCGGTGCGGCTGATTCTCTGCCCCTCCGCCAGGGCGAATTCGGTCGCGAGCAGGTTGCGCTCGGCCGTTTGCATCGCGTTTTCCGCCTGGACTGCGCGCGCTTCCAGACGGACATTGCGCAGCGCAAAGTCCGTCTGTGCGGCGAGCAGAAGGATGAACGCCCGCGCGGTCGTCGTCAGCTCGAGTTTCTCGCTGGCTTCACCGATCAACAACAGGTCGCCGCCGATTTCACTCGCATCGAGCGGTACCCAGTGAATATCAGCCGCCGCCGCGGCAGGTTGCGCACCGCCGGCGCGATCGGCTGCATGGTCAAACGGCGTGCGCGCGAAATCGAGCGCGAGACCGGATAACGCGGATGCGACGTGCCTGTCGTCATGAGGCGCGTTACAGATATGCATCATGACATCGTCGCCGATAAGATCGGCGCGGCAACGAATCACGGGTTTGCCGGGCACTCGCGCAACGACAAGCGCACGACGCGCATCGCAAAATGAAAGGACACCCCGCATGAAAATTTCGAGTATTTCCCGCGAATCGGACTTGCCACGAATTTTCGTGGACCAGTCGACTAGCGTCGAAAGCCCGGTCACGTATCGAACTGCAGCTTCGCTCATTGACGACATAGATTCCGATATTTCGTTGAGATGCCAGATCCCTGCGGGTCGACGAGCAGTGCCCCGAAGACGCTGACGACGGCGACGGTCGGGACGCTCCCGATGGCTTCGGCGTCAAGCTTCTCGCACGCGGCCGGTATCAGATGTTCCGGGTCGCATCAGCAGTTCGGCCGCAACGGACGTCACTGCCCCGTCGTCCACCTCGTCGCTCTACCAGCATTCAAGGTCGCCTGGCGTTGAAACGCAATGTGGAACAGGTATCCGGCGGATATACGAACGTATCGAATACTGGGAGGATGAAGAACACCCAAGAGGTGCAGGTGAGCCGGCTAGTGTGCGTTAGGGTCGTTCGGTATCCATATATTCAGAAGGATCCATGCCGTAGACTTTCCTGAATGCACGCAGGAAACTGCTGCGGCTCGCATAGCCGACGTTCCGCGCAATCTGATCGATCGAAAGTTCGTAGTTCGACGCAAGCATCGTCGCCGCCTGTCGCATCCGCAATTGCCGCAATACCGCGATCGGCGATTCGCCGATCAGGTCGGCAAAGCGCAGCATGAATGACGACCGGCTGAGGCCGGACAGTTGCGCTAGTGTGTGGATCGAATGCGGCGCGCCGGGCCGGTTGACCATCTCCGAGAACGCGCGTGCGATCTGAGGATCGCTTAGAATCGAGAAGCGCTCGCCCAGTTCACTCGTCGAGGTGAGTGAACGGCGCAGCAGCATGACAAGCACCTGCTTGAGCAAGGTCGTCGTCATCGCGCTGACGCCTACCTGCTGCTCCGCCAGTTCGTCGATCACGGACTTCAGCTTTTGATCGAGCCGGTCTTCGACGTCGAAATGCTCGACGATCGGCGACGTCAGCCCCGAAAACAACTCAATCGTGGTGCCGTAGGTCGCCTGAAAATAGCCGCACACGAGCGTCACTTCAGGTTTCTCCGTGCCGGCCACATAACGCACCAGTGTGTTGCTTTGTTCCGAGGCGTCCAGATCGACCATTCTTAGTAACGGCACACGCCCTTGGGGATCGGAAGCGGTAATGCGAAACGGACGGTCAGCCGGCACGATGATCAGCATGTGCGGCGACAGACGGATCGGCGCATTTTCACCGACCACGAGTTCGCCGGTGCCGTCCAGGTTGTAATGCAGGCCGGGCATTTTCGATGCGGTAAACGACAGACTCCAGCCCGGACTCACGTGACATTCGGCGAGGTCGACAAATTTCACATCCAGCCGCATCAGCAGGTTGTCGAGGTCGGTCGTCGAGATTCGGGAGAGTCGCGTCATTGCCACGTCCTGCATTTTCTCCACCCACCGGTCGCCGCAAAGTGGTTTGACCCGGGTTTCCTTGAGGAAGCCCAAAGCCCACGCGGCATCGCTCTGGTCGATTGCATCATTCCTGATTCATCCATTTTTGCATAAACAGCCACAAGAAGGGCGCACTGTCCAAGGGTACTCTCGCTGTCACGCGGCTTGTCGGCGCGACATTCTAATCAGCCCTGTCATTCATTTGCCATGGTTAAAGAAAACATCATTCAAAAATGGACGAATAGCGACTCACTCCGGATTCTTTGCTTCTCAGTGCCCTATAGACTTGCTATTCATCCGTACCCCCTCCGCATAAGTGCGCGCGCATGGCTTAAGCACGGAGCGCGGTGGTATCCAGCACATCATTACACAGGAGCCAAGCGTGGCAGCATATGCAATTGGACCGGGCGCTCAAGCTGCTTCCACGGTCTTCGTTGTCGACGACGACGATTCGGTGCGGGAAGCTCTTCAAGGATTACTGACATCCGTGGGCCTTCGTTCGAAGGCTTTTGCAACCGCCCAGGCATTCCTCGAATACGACGAGGCCGACGTCGGTGCAACCGCGAGCTGCCTGGTGGTCGATATCCGTATGCCCGGGATCGGCGGTCTTGATCTGCAAAGCCGTCTCGTGCAAAGAAGGCGCGTTCCGCCGATCATTTTCATGTCGGCGTTCGGCGACGTCGCCATGACGGTTCAGGCGATGAAAGCCGGCGCGCGAGATTTCCTGCCCAAGCCGTTTCGCGATCAGGACATGCTCGATGCGGTCTGTTCAGCCCTGAAATACGACGAACAGATGCGAGCGTTGGAGAAATCGCGCGAAAGCCTGGAGGAACGGTATCGCTCTTTGTCCGATCGCGAGCGTGCGCTCCTGCAAATGTTGGGCGACGGGCTGATGAACAAGCAGATTGCATCGAGGCTTTGCTTAAGCGAAATCACCGTCAAAGTCGGGCGCCGTCAATTGATGCAGAAGATGAGGGCTCGCAATTTTGTGCAACTGATCAAGATGGAAAGTCTGATAAGGGGCCTGGACAACCAGAAGGTACGCGCATCATACGAGGGCGGCGCGAACGAAGTGGCCTATCGGCTGGAATCGGCTATCGCACGCGTCTTGCACGAGTAACCCTACGTACCCGCTAAACATCCCTAACCGCCGCCGTGCGCTTTAACGCGAGCGGGTGCGACCTCCTTGCGTCGGGCCGCATGCTCATTGTTCGCTCAAGAAGCGCGCTTGCCGGACCGCCGTGGTGACTTCCTCCTGTCACTGTCGCGACGAAACACGCGAACGGCTCTCGATGTTCCCTCTTGCTTACCTTCTGAGCGACGCGATCGCGCCCAGCGCGTTTTGCGTGATACGCGAGCCAATCTGAATTGGCCGGGCCAAACGCTAGTCGCTGTGCATTTTGAACCTTCGATGGTACAAATAGAAGAACCAAGATTGCTCAATTTTGTGTATATCAAGAATATGGACTCCCAACTGCGAATTCAACTCGACCGGACGGCGAAGCTGCCGCTGTCAGAACAGATTCGGCTGAGTATTGCCAAGGCAATCGAATCGGGCGTGCTGGCGCCGGGTGCCCGACTGCCTTCGTGGCAGGATCTGGCCGCGCAGCTTGGTGTGGCGCGCGGCACAGTTCAAGTGGCCTATGAACGGTTATCCGACTGCCAGATGGTCGAAACATTTGGCGCAAGGGGCACGCGCGTGGCGCCGCGGCTCCGCGCCCCGGCGGTTCAAGCGGAAGCGCCGCCGGTCGGGGCCTTCATGCGAGATTATCTGGCGATGATCGGTGGGCCGGCGATCTTTCAGCTTGGCGTCCCGGCCCTGGAAGGCCTGCCGGAGAAGCTTTTTGTACGCGCGCGCTCCTCCAATCTGCTGAAGACGGGGTATTTCTCGTCACTGGTCCATCCCGATCCGCGAGGGGAGTTCGAGCTGCGCCGGGAGATTGCGGGGTATCTCTCCATCGCCAGAAACCTCCACTGCGTTCCAGAGCAGGTGTTTATCACTTCGGGATATAGCGCCGGCTTGGGCCTTGCGTTGCAAGTACTGGGTCTGGACGGTAAGAAGGTCTGGATGGAAGAGCCCGGTTTCATTGTGACCCGCAAGGGGCTAGAGCTTGCCCGTTTGAACGTCGTACCGGTGCCGGTGGATGCGGAAGGCCTTAACGTCAGCTATGGTATCGAGCACGCGGCGGACGCGGCGCTCGCCGTCCTGACGCCTGGCCAGCAAGCGCCTTTGGGTTCGACCATGTCCTTGAGACGCCGGCTTCAGTTGCTCGAATGGGCGATCTCGAACGACGCGTGGATCATCGAAGACGACTAC from Paraburkholderia edwinii includes the following:
- a CDS encoding AraC family transcriptional regulator, giving the protein MTRLSRISTTDLDNLLMRLDVKFVDLAECHVSPGWSLSFTASKMPGLHYNLDGTGELVVGENAPIRLSPHMLIIVPADRPFRITASDPQGRVPLLRMVDLDASEQSNTLVRYVAGTEKPEVTLVCGYFQATYGTTIELFSGLTSPIVEHFDVEDRLDQKLKSVIDELAEQQVGVSAMTTTLLKQVLVMLLRRSLTSTSELGERFSILSDPQIARAFSEMVNRPGAPHSIHTLAQLSGLSRSSFMLRFADLIGESPIAVLRQLRMRQAATMLASNYELSIDQIARNVGYASRSSFLRAFRKVYGMDPSEYMDTERP
- a CDS encoding PLP-dependent aminotransferase family protein, which translates into the protein MDSQLRIQLDRTAKLPLSEQIRLSIAKAIESGVLAPGARLPSWQDLAAQLGVARGTVQVAYERLSDCQMVETFGARGTRVAPRLRAPAVQAEAPPVGAFMRDYLAMIGGPAIFQLGVPALEGLPEKLFVRARSSNLLKTGYFSSLVHPDPRGEFELRREIAGYLSIARNLHCVPEQVFITSGYSAGLGLALQVLGLDGKKVWMEEPGFIVTRKGLELARLNVVPVPVDAEGLNVSYGIEHAADAALAVLTPGQQAPLGSTMSLRRRLQLLEWAISNDAWIIEDDYLGELQLEGPAAPALASLGGAERVIHIGTFSKTVSPGLRLGFVVAPIGLTAQFSNVAAAFAPAPSPVIQLATAQFMHDGHYIRRVRRLKRLYSAQRDALCEQLRMRNREWVSAGLAILLRLPDGAPDVQIVRELRTFGMSPSPLSSWFTMPSWSLPGLLLGVATAPEPQVAASCRRLFEIIDRYC
- a CDS encoding response regulator transcription factor: MAAYAIGPGAQAASTVFVVDDDDSVREALQGLLTSVGLRSKAFATAQAFLEYDEADVGATASCLVVDIRMPGIGGLDLQSRLVQRRRVPPIIFMSAFGDVAMTVQAMKAGARDFLPKPFRDQDMLDAVCSALKYDEQMRALEKSRESLEERYRSLSDRERALLQMLGDGLMNKQIASRLCLSEITVKVGRRQLMQKMRARNFVQLIKMESLIRGLDNQKVRASYEGGANEVAYRLESAIARVLHE